One Pyrus communis chromosome 13, drPyrComm1.1, whole genome shotgun sequence genomic window carries:
- the LOC137712176 gene encoding UPF0481 protein At3g47200-like — protein sequence MGEVRNGSREERFKKVREAPETPDYSLKPKIQRVPFMPRNPKTFDKYNEPRAVAIGPFHHGNPRCELAEDFKLMLTKRFLNYTSQTVEALHQKVEENIKELRECYAKEATQHCDDETLAWMLFLDGCSTLQFIQSFVDEKLEELSIKRDQIAFAQQDLFLLENQVPYQVLELLMSSSNKYRELKNSIETYVQANIGAPGKKQPNVAITMEKEPAHPEKEPAHLLDLLRTRMLGTQKNPDKRPKDHSVQELDAAGIHFPCSRSSSTWVNQHPDLVCSLFSTVSL from the coding sequence ATGGGGGAGGTTAGGAACGGTTCTAGGGAGGAAAGAttcaaaaaagtgagggaagcACCAGAAACTCCAGATTATAGCTTAAAACCAAAGATCCAAAGGGTTCCCTTCATGCCCCGCAATCCCAAAACTTTCGACAAGTATAACGAGCCCAGGGCCGTAGCAATAGGCCCTTTCCATCATGGCAATCCAAGGTGCGAGCTGGCTGAGGACTTCAAGCTTATGTTGACAAAAAGATTTCTTAACTACACTAGCCAAACAGTTGAAGCTCTGCATCAGAAGGTTGAGGAGAATATCAAAGAACTACGGGAATGTTACGCCAAGGAAGCGACACAGCACTGTGATGATGAGACCCTCGCTTGGATGTTGTTCTTAGATGGGTGTTCAACCTTACAATTCATACAGTCCTTTGTGGATGAAAAGTTGGAAGAATTGTCGATCAAAAGGGACCAGATAGCCTTTGCACAACAGGACTTGTTCTTGCTAGAGAACCAAGTCCCTTATCAAGTCCTCGAGCTGTTGATGAGCTCAAGCAACAAATACAGGGAGTTGAAGAACTCGATAGAGACTTACGTTCAGGCAAACATTGGTGCACCTGGAAAGAAGCAACCAAACGTAGCAATAACCATGGAAAAAGAGCCCGCTCATCCGGAAAAAGAGCCCGCTCATCTTCTTGACCTTCTCCGAACAAGAATGCTAGGTACACAAAAAAATCCCGATAAGCGACCTAAAGACCACTCTGTACAAGAGCTTGATGCAGCCGGGATCCATTTTCCTTGTTCCAGGTCTAGCAGCACTTGGGTTAACCAGCATCCAGACTTGGTTTGCAGTCTATTCTCCACCGTCTCCCTGTGA